DNA from Corvus hawaiiensis isolate bCorHaw1 chromosome 21, bCorHaw1.pri.cur, whole genome shotgun sequence:
CTTCCTCGCCATCTATGCCGTGGCCACCATCATGTTCTGGTGAGCTGCCTGGTCTGTGCTGGGCAGTAAGGGGGCATGGGCAGTGCCAGGTTCTTGTGCCATGGAGTGAGGGTCCTGGGAGCTGTGTGGGCAAGGGCCGGTGGAGGGGCACAAGTCCCTCCAAGCAGCTGATTTGGGGAGCCAATTTATTGCCTCAACACCACCAAAACCAGACGGCCTGGGGAAAGTCCTGGTGGAGTAGGATCTAAGGAGACACTGTCCGCCCTGCAGCTTCCTGGTGTCGGTGCTCTACTCCAAGGCCAAGCTGGCCTCTGCCTGTGGCGGCATCATCTACTTCCTCAGCTACGTGCCCTACATGTATGTGGCCATCCGGGAGGAGGTGGCGCATGACAAGATCACAGCCTTTGAGAAGTGCATTGCGGTGAGTTGGCTGCGGCAGCTGGGGACGTGCTTGGTCCCAGGTTTGCCTCAGGCACCTCGTGTCTAGTACAAAGCCACCAAGCTGTCACCAAGCCCTGGGCAAGCCATTGCCTGTGTGAACCACCTCCCTGTGGGACTTTGGAGGTATCTCCAGAAGGTTTGCTGCCTCTCAGGGCCAGGAGCATTTCCATGGGGCTGGGTGGGGGCAGTACTGGGTAGGAATTCACCCCAACCTGTTCCTCTGGCCTGTGGTTCCTGCTGACCTGccattcccttccctccacCTCTTCACAGTCACTCATGTCCACCACGGCCTTCGGGTTGGGCTCCAAGTACTTTGCGCTGTATGAGGTGGCTGGCGTGGGTATCCAGTGGCACACCTTCAGCCAGTCACCTGTGGAAGGCGATGACTTCAACCTCCTGCTGTCCATGATGATGCTGGTTGTGGATGCTGTGGTGTATGGGGTGCTCACATGGTACATCGAGGCCGTGCACCCGGGTACGTGTGGGCAGAGGGGCATGAGGGCACCCCAGACCTTACAGGAGCCTCTTTGCTGGAGGAAACCTGCCCACATGTCCTAATCTGCTGGTGTCAGCCAGGTGTCTCAATTCAGGGGCCAGCTGTAGCAAAGCCGGATGTCCACAGCTGGGATAGTGATCCCCCTTATTTCCCCTTGTGGAGGCATCTCAGCTGCTCCCTATTTTTTCATTGTAAAACTGAAGCATGAGCCAACCCAACCTGAATCCCAAAGGACTTTGtttcctggcacagcccccagagctgccctgagCCCAGCTGGCTGGAATGTTCATAGCTGCCACCCTGCAGTGGTGACCTGACCTGGGGAAACCCCCAGCCCATGCCCATGCCAAGCTCTGACCCAGCCCTCAGCAGCTTCTGCATGGCCCTGGGTGTACGGTTGGCCCTGACTCCCCGGGGTTGTGGTTGCAGGCATGTTCGGCCTGCCACGGCCCTGGTACTTCCCTTTCCAGAAGTCTTACTGGCTGGGCAACGGGCGCGTGGAGACCTGGGAGTGGACCTGGCCGTGGTCACGCACCACCCGCCTCAGCATCATGGAGGAGGATCAGGCCTGTGCCATGGAGAGCCGGAGGCTGGGTGAGGGCAGCTGGGGGTGGCAGTGGATGGCACAAGGGtggccctggctctgccacagGGTCTTGCCTTGGCCACGGACCCCTGTGCTCTTGTCAGGGCAGGATACTGAGCCGAGCACTGTGGCCTCTCTGGGAGCTGCCACTGTGGCATGGGAGGGGGAAAACGGGCgagaagcagaggggaagggacCACAAGCCAGCATAGTCACCATGGGATGGAGGCGGGTTGATTCATTCCCAGGGAGCCCCACTCGAAGCCTggcttccctgccctcctctggCTCCTCACCATCCCACTGTCACAGCAGAGGAGACGAGGGGCATCGAGGAGGAGCCAACCCACCTCCCCTTGGTTGTCTGCATCGACAAGCTCACCAAAGTCTACAAGACAGACAAGAAGCTGGCGCTGAACAAGCTGAGCCTCAACCTCTACGAGAACCAGGTCGTGTCCTTCCTGGGGCACAATGGTGCAGGCAAGACCACCACCATGTGAGTGCCTGTCCGGGCTGACAGAGACCATGTTCCTCTGGCCAGCTGCAGGGTGTGAGGAAGGGGCTTCGGGATGTCCCTGCAGGGCCCTGTGGCAGCTGGTGCCATGCCCAGAGGGCAGGAGTGTGGGTGTGGGGCTGGCACAAACATGGGACAGGCAGTAGGCTCATGGCCCTGTGCTGATAGGGCTCTGCCTGGGTCCcagcagatgctcccagaggTGGTGGTTGGCATTGGGACCAGACTGAGGAACATGAGCTCCCTCACATTGTTGCCTTTCTCCATCCATCCAGGTCCATCCTCACTGGCTTGTTCCCTCCAACGTCTGGCTCTGCTACCATCTACGGCCATGATATCCGTACGGAGATGGACAAGATCCGGAAGAACCTGGGCATGTGTCCCCAGCACAACGTGCTCTTTGACAGGCTGACGGTGGAGGAGCACCTCTGGTTCTACTCGCAGCTCAAGAGCATGGCAGAGGAGGAGATCCGCAAGGAGATGGACAAGTAGGCACCCTCCAGCTCCTTTGTCTTCATCCATGCCTTTGGCATGAGTGAGTCTCTTTCCTGCTGGCTGTACCAGGGGGTGTGATCTGGGGGCAGAGGTgtcccctggagcagctccaccAAGTGTTTTCCCACCCTTGGGGTGTTAGGCTGTGGAAGTGAGCAGAAGATGCTCATAGGCCTGACTgcagctgggcagtgccagcagctgaagGCCGCAGGTGCCTTGTGGGGAAGAGGCGTTACATACTCCCCACAGGCACTGGGCACCAGTACAGCCCCCCCAGCATTCCTGGTGCTTCCGCCCTGTCCCCAGGATGATTGAGGACCTGGAACTCTCCAACAAACGGCACTGCCAGGTGCAGACTCTCTCGGGCGGCATGAAGAGGAAGCTGTCAGTGGCCATTGCCTTCGTGGGTGGGTCACGGGCTGTTATCTTGGATGAGCCCACAGCTGGTGTGGACCCATATGCCCGAAGGGCCATCTGGGACCTCATCCTCAAGTACAAGCCaggtgagcagagctgggcagagcctgGCATGCTCCTCTGTGGCAGCCCTGGCCCCTCTGCTGAGGCTTTGTGCTGCCATCAGGGAGGACCATCTTGCTCTCCACACACCACATGGATGAGGCTGACCTGCTGGGGGACCGCATCGCCATCATCTCTCATGGCAAGCTCAAGTGCTGTGGTTCTCCATTGTTCCTCAAGAGCACCTATGGTGACGGCTACAAGCTGACAGTGGTGAAGAAGCAGTCGGACACCAGGAACGGCACAGGTCTGGGGTGCAGTGGGACCCTTTGTTTAGAGGAATAGATGGCACCAGCCCTTCTTCAGCCCAGCAAAGGAGAGGTCAACACCCAAGTACTCCCATCTTGAGTCTCCTTAAGGCCACTTGGAGGGCAGAGGGGATAGGGTAGGGGTGTAGGAGATCCCATTGCTCAGCCTTAATTTTTCCGAGCTGCGTCCTTGGCCAGACTCTACACAGTGGCATTTGTCTCCAGGTGCTGGTTCTCTCCAGCTTGTGGGTTGCCCACTGAGATGTCCAGTGTGGGCCGCATTGCAGAGCACCATCCCCAGGCCTGTCAGGGTGACAGGGAAGCCCCCATGGCACTGGGGAGTAGGGAAAATGTGATGGGTCTTGGTGGGAGGCCAGGTGTGAAGTGACCAATGGGtactgcccctctgccccagagCCAGGCCAGCCACACAGCCCCCTGGGTCACTCCTCTGTcagcccctgctctgagccTCGTGTCTCCCAGTTCATCAAGAAGTACGTGGCCTCCTGCCTCCTCATCTCAGACACCAACACGGAGCTCTCCTACATCCTGCCCAGTGAGGCCGTCAAGAAGGGCTGCTTTGAGAGGCTCTTCCAGGTACctgcaggggctggcagggtgGACAGGCAGAGGGCTGTGGCACTGTCGACATCTGCCCTCCTCACGCAGCACTTTGCTCCCACAGCActtggagcagagcctggaagAGCTGGACCTCACCAGTTTTGGGCTGATGGACACCACGCTGGAGGAGGTCTTCCTGAAGGTGTCTGAGGAGGACCAGTCTCTGGAGAACAGTGACGTGGGTATGGGCGCTGGCGGGGCACAAGGTGCTCCTGGGGCTAGTGAGGGGCTGTGTGATCTTGCTGGGCTTGGTGGCTGCAGGAGTCTCCTGTCCCGGATGGTGGAGGGGTTTCCAGCAGAGCCCATCCTGGCCAAGGGCAGCCAGCCTCTGCTCCACTCTGGGTTTACTCCCACCTGGAATAGTGTCTAGCTCTGGTGTCCTCAGCACAGGTCTCCAGAGGACACCATGGAGttgctctgagggctggagcacctctgccatggagccaggctgggagagctgggggtgttcatctggagaaggctccagggagaccttatggCACCTTCTAGTGCCTAAAAGGGGCTTGAAAAAATGAGAGAAGGTCTTTACATGGGCAGATAGTGTTAGGACAAgggggggaatggttttaaactaaaagaggaaaagtttagattagatgttagaaggaaattctcccctgtgagggtggtgaggccctggcacaggttgtgcagaggagctgtggcagctccatccctggaagtgtccaaggccaggttggacggggcttggagcaatgtggtctggcagaaggtgtccctgcgcATGGTagaggggtggaatgagatgaggtCCGTTCCAGCCCAAACCGGTCTGTGATTGTATGATATGATCCATCCCCAGTCGGTGGCATGATGCAGTGAAGAGTAGCATGGCTGGTGGCAACCcacattttttcttccagacatgaaggagtccaaggatgccctgcagccacctgcctCTGAGCTGGGCCCAAAGTCTGAAGCCAATGGGGAGCCCCTGGCCGAAGCGGCCATGCCAGAGAAGCCGGAAGTGGAGCTCAGCAACCTGGTGACCTGCTCCAAGCTGGCGCAGTCGCAGGCGTCCCTGCGCTCAGTGTCCTCGGTGGGCTCCGTGCGCGGCGATGAAGGTGGGGTTTATTCCGAATTCTTTGGGGATTACGCGCCCCTGTTCGATAACCGGCAGGACCCCGATAACGTCAGTCTGCaaggttggtgctgctggtgcccgGCCAGCGGCAGGGGCCAGGGGAGGTGCTCAGCTGGGACATGGAGGGTTTGCCCAGGGCGGACAGAGCTGGCCCTGGTCCCGCAGGGTATGTGGTTGTGTCTGAGGTGGGTGGCTGAGACTGCTGGGACAAGAACCCGTGGGGAGAGGACTGATGGTGCATCCAGCAACACAGCACCCAGAGAGCCACAGCCTGGGTGGgggggctgggaatgggctcTTTCCACAAGTTTGCACCCCATACTGGTAGGGTGTGCATGAGGGTCTCGTGCCAAGGCATGGAGCCAGTGAGGGCAGCCGCTGttggctctgcctctgcctcctgTGTGTCTCCAGTGCCACCTTGCAGACTTGCCCCACTAACATGCCCTGTCCCCACACTGGCACCAGTTGGGTTTCTCCTCTTGGCCCTTGGGCACAGAGTCACCTTCCAGGTGGTGGCTTCACCTGTCATACCCTGCCCCAGGTGCaaggctgtccctgcctggatgTTGGGATTGCTGGATATGGAGGGTGCGGGCAGGTGCCTTGAGGTTGTTGCTGTAGTCACAGATCCTGTTCTGGGTTATCTCAGCAACTCTTGTGACTAATTTAGGGATGTGCCACCTCTTCCCCCCACTAGGGCtgtgggaggcagagctgggacagtgctgtggcagagctCCCACTGTCTCACTGGGACTCCCACCTGTGTCTTGTTCCCTGTTCCTGACTCTGCTGACCCCTCatcagctggcagagctgatgGGAAAATTGAGGGGTCCTAGAAAAAAGCACCAATTtcggttgtttttttaaaactattgtCTAAATTTTCCTTCTGGGGCCAAGAGGAACCTGCCAGCCAGCTGCCTTGCTTCccactgcactgctgctgtggcttgGTGGCAGAGTTGGGGTTGGGTGCTCACCCTTGGggtggctgagctgggctgggtgtcTGGCTCAGCTTTCTGGTGAGCCCAGGCAGGTGTGGGAGCAACTGTGCCAGGGGGCTGATGTCCTTCTCCCTCCCAGAGCAAGAAGCAGAGGTGGAAGCAGAGGATCGTGACCTGGCAGGTCAGGGGAGCTTCAAGCTGGAAGGCTCGTGGCTGAAGCTACGCCAGTTCCATGGGCTGATCGTCAAACGCTTCCACTGTGCCAAGCGCAACACCAAGGCCCTCTTCTCGCAGATCCTCCTGCCCGCCTTTTTCGTCTGTGTGGCCATGACTGTGGCACTCTCCGTTCCTGAAATAGGTGCATGCAAGCCGCCTACCTACCTGCATGCTGGGTGGCCTGTTCTGCCTGCCCCGGTGTGGCCACTGGCTGCAGTAGGACAAGGCCAAGGCAGTTTCCCTGTGTGCAGCGGTGCTGTGGGTACGAGCAGGttcctgtccttgtccccacaGGTGACCTGCCACCCCTCATCCTCTCGCCATCCCAATACCACAACTACACTCAACCCAAGGGCAACTTCATTCCTTACGCCAACGAGGAGCGGCGTGAGTACCGGTGAGAGCTGCCACCGCTGGTGACCAGCACCCTGTGCCCTGTCTCCATCTGTGGGACTGCGAGGAGGGCAAGTGGggagggcagccccagcaggccTAGTGCCAGGGCTGGGTCAGGCTTGGAGCAAAGCCTGGCTGGTGCCATGTCCCCTGACAGAAAGCAACCCCTGTCCTGGCCCGGGTGTCTCTGGGAGATGTGGCAGCCCTGGCGCTGTGACTAGCAGCTCAGtcatgccaggcacaggctgtGTGTGCCCATGATAAGTGCCAAGGCCTCAGGGAGGTCCCGGAAGAAGATGGCCATGGTGCTGAAATGtgtctcctgctccttgctccTCCTCACtggctcctttctctgcagcattAAGCTCTCTCCGGATGCCAGCCCTCAGCAGTTGGTGAACACTTTCCATCTGCCCTCTGGTGTGGGGGCCACCTGTGTGCTCAAGACACCCTTCAACAACACACTGGACCAGCCCATGCAGACCCTCAACCTCAATAGCAATGAGTCCAAAATGCTGGCAGCCAAGTACTTCGATGCCATGTGCATTGACTCCTTCACCCAAGGCCTTCCACTTTCCAACTTTGTGCCGCCacctccatccccagctccctctgacTACCCCATGTCAGTGGATGAGGACCTGCTCCATGCCTGGAACTCCACGACCTTCTCTGCTGTTAAAGGTATCACCTGTGCTGGGTGCTCCTGTGTCTGGGATTTTTCTCCAGCAGGGAGATGATGATTCTCCTCACAAAAGTGGCTCCAGGGACCCCTGGGAGTACCTGTTAGTCTGGCCTGGCCACACAGCAGAGCTTTGTTGGGCTGAACTTGTGGCTCTGGCCATGGAACACTGTCCCCATTCGGCCCCAGCCATGCCAGTAGAGCCCGTTGGATGGTGACACTGTCACAAAGACCTGTGAGGAGCCTTGCATCACCTTTGCTGGGTGTGGTCCCCAGCCATTTCTTCTCCAGCCACACCTCGTGGCCTGTCTCTGAATCTTTGTTCCCCCAAAGCTTTTTGCACGTCCATCTCTTGGTCCACAGGACCCTGCCTGGCCAGCCACCCAACCCTcatgctgtccccagcagctggggcaggcaggagcctgGCTGTGAGCCACCCTTTCTGGTCCTCAGGGACTGTGACCTCAgcccccgccctgccccgcaTCATCCATGAGCCCATCAAGTGCACGTGCTCCATGCAGGGGACTGGCTTCTCCTGCCCTAGTGGCGTGGGGGGTCATCCCCCGCAGATGAAGGTGGTGACAGGGGACATCCTGACAGACATCACAGGGCGCAACGTCTCTGAGTATCTGCTCTACACCTCGGACCGCTTCCGGCTGCACAGGCAAgaggggaggctgggagggtCTGCCCTGCGCCATAGAGCAGGGGTGAGGACACCTGCGCCAGGGTGCTGGCTGGAGTCAGCAACATCCTCGAGCAGGGTTCCACCCCCCGGAGGTGGGGGACAGCAGTTGCAGCTTCCTCAGCACTGCCCTGTCCTACAGGTACGGGGCACTCACGTTTGGCAACGTCCAGAAATCCATCCCGGCCTCCTTTGGAGCCAGGGCTCCGGCCACGGTGCGCAAGATCGCTGTGCGGAGGACAGCCCAGGTGGGACAGCGCTGCGCCTTGGGGCAGAGAAGATGGCTGGGGAGGAAAGGGGGCAGGCAGGGACCCTTGggactgctctgctgcagtgctctCCTCCGAGTGCTTTGGGAGGCTCCAGCCATGGGGGAGTGGTCAGCAGGTCTGGCCCAGCAGTCAGCAATGGCCTattctccccacagcctgtGGGCTGtccatcccatcctatccttCCCTCCCGGTACATCTCTGGGCCTAGCTCTCTTGCCACCTCCCACTGTTCCTCTCTCCTCCACCAGGTCTTCTACAACAACAAGGGCTACCACAGCATGCCCACTTACCTCAATGCCCTCAACAATGCCATCCTGAGAGCCAACCTGCCCAAGAGCAAGGGCAACCCTGCTGCCTATGGTGAGCATCTGGAGGTGTTTGAGGGTAGGAGCATGTCAGGAACAGCATTAGGGCGTAGTCCAACCACGCTCCAAAGTGCAGTGTCCACCTTGGGCCAGCAAGCTAGTGTCCAGCTGGAACAGGAGTTCACCGCCTCCGCTGTGAGATAAGAGAGCTGGGATAACCTCTGTCAGGCCTGGGCTGGAATGTCCCAAAGTGCTGCATGAAAGTGCCTGTGCTTGTGACATGTCCAAGGGTGCTCTCCAGTGAGGGAGGGCTTGGCCTTGAGGTGCTGAGTTGCTTCAgagagcccagctcctgctgagcttCAGGTTGGAAACCTATCCTGCTCAGAGCCAGGACCAGGCAGAGTGGGGACAGGGGTCTGTGTCCCAAGCCAGTTTTCATGCTTCCATGTTTCTTCTTGGTTGTTGTTGCAGGCATCACAGTCACCAATCACCCCATGAACAAAACGAGCGCCAGCCTGTCCCTGGATTACCTGTAGGTTCAAGGAGAGGGTCTGAGGGGAGGGTGGCTGTCCCACGGGAGGTAGGGGGCTTCTTACTGATGGTTGCAGGGGAAGGCCAAGGCTTCTGCTCCACAGGCTGCATGGTGGGGAGGGACAGGGTGGCTGTGACGTGGGGCTCCCTGTGCCATGCCCTGCGCTGTGCACAGTGATTGCCCCCGTACCAGAGTGGGTGGCCCTCCCCCAGGCAACTGAGGGTGCTGGAGTCCCTCCATGGACCTCTCTTTGCTCCCCATCCAGCCTGCAAGGCACAGATGTGGTGATTGCCATCTTCATCATTGTGGCCATGTCCTTCGTCCCAGCCAGCTTTGTGGTATTCCTGGTGGCCGAAAAGGCCACCAAGGCCAAACACCTGCAGTTTGTGAGTGGCTGTGACCCCGTCATCTACTGGCTGGCCAACTACATGTGGGACATGGTAAGCAGGACACGTGGCCCTGCTGGCCAAGCCtccggggctgtgccagggagtgAGCAGTCACAGAAGTTTCTGTCTTCTCCAGCTAAACTACCTGGTGCCAGCCACGTGCTGCATCATCATCCTGTTCGTGTTTGACCTCCCAGCATATACATCTCCCACCAACTTCCCCGCTgtcctctccctcttcctgctCTATGGGTATGTTGCTCAGAGGGGGGTGGTCAGGAGGCACTGGGGATGCTTCCAGAGTCTTATGAGGCggtggttttaaactaaaagaataGACATTTAGAccagatattaagaagaaatttttcacgatgggggtggtgaggccctggcacagattgcccagagaggctgtgacTGCCCCATTTGTGGAAAAgtccaaggccaagttggacagGTTGGAGcactagtggaaggtgtccttgcccatggccaGGGACTGGATTAGATGACCTTGAAAGGTCCTTTCcagtccaaaccattctgtgatgttCTGCAGCCCCATAGCTGGTTGGGGTGGGGTGGCTGTGAGGGCTGGGGTGGGAGAgcctgggaacagcaggctggaaatgGGCAGTCCCAAGGTGGGGGGCCCCTCTCCTGCCATGCTGATGTGTGCTTCTGCTTCTCACCTCCCCAGCTGGTCTATCACCCCTATCATGTACCCAGCTTCCTTCTGGTTTGAGGTGCCCAGCTCTGCTTACGTCTTCCTCATCGTCATCAACCTCTTCATTGGCATCACAGCCACTGTGGCCAcgttcctgctgcagctctttgagCACGACAAGGTGTGGCATTCACAGCTCTGCCAAGGGCCACTGGGAAGGGAGACATTGACATCAGGTTGTGGGGTGGCTCAGTCTGGGAGGGACCTCAGGAGGTCTCTGTTCCCAGCAGGATCAGCCATGAGACCTGACTGGGCTGGATCTTGGGGATCCTGATCCTACCATTCACTCAGAGTTGTTTGATGGTTGTGTCCTCTCTGCTGTACCCACAGGACCTGAAGGTGGTGAACAGCTACCTGAAGAGCTGCTTCCTCGTGTTCCCTAACTACAACCTGGGCCACGGCCTGATGGAGATGGCCTACAATGAATACATCAATGAGTACTATGCCAAGATTGGTATGGCCTCTtgttctctccctcccttgctCCAGGGCatggggggctggaggggactATGATGCTGGCACATCCCCTCTGCCTGCCCCGTGGGGGTGTCCCGAGGCCCAGAGCAACCTGGAGCAAAAAGCCAAGGGGGTGGACTAGATGGGGCACAGAAAGAGACACGGCTGAGGGTCAGCAGTGGCAtggtgccagtgctgctgaaagCGGTTCCTTGGGACATCTCACATGGCAGCCCCATGGGGAGAGGAGGGTGTGAGCCCTGACAGAGGCGTgtggttctgctgctgctgcacactgCCTGTGGTGGGCTGTGGTGAGACTGTGGTGGATCTTAGTGGGGCCATAGTGTAGCTGTGGTGGGCcacggtgggtctgtgctgtgacaggagggatgggggctgcagggactctCCTTCCAGACAGGGTCTCTTGGGGGCTGCGCTGCCCAACCCACACAAGCCTGTTGCCAGTTACAGCTTCAGCCTGGCCTCAGAAGCTcccctgctctctgcttttTGAGCAGCTTCTGTACATAagccaggtgctgctggcatCATGAGGGACAATTTTGGGTCGAGATTTGACAAATCCGTCTGATACCACTATCAGCTGGGTCGATTCATCCTACTGAGGTTGAAAAGTTGCCAGATGATTTCCACAGCACCCATGCTCTGAGAGGGAATCGTGTTGCAACCAGCCCAGGCAGCTGTGGTGGGGGAGCAGTGTCATTGTCATGGGTCAGCTCAGGAAGTACAACCAAGCTGTCCCCATGGGAAGGTGTCCCTAGctgctctctcctcttccttgtGCTCAGGGCAGTTCGATAAAATGAAATCACCCTTCGAGTGGGACATCGTGACACGGGGGCTTGTTGCCATGACAATTGAAGGCTTTGTTGGCTTCTTCATCACCATCATGTGCCAGTACAACTTCTTCCGGAAGCCCCAGTGAGTGTGGCATGGGGCAGGGATGTTAGGACTGGCCATGGGGTAAAGATTTGCCATTGGGGACCCTTGAGCTTCAGGCTGCCCTTCTGGTGGTGTTGAGTGGGAGCTGCCCGGGCCTGTCAGGGATGCAGCTCCTGGTCCCACATTCCCCCGTGCCCCTGCCCCCTCCCACAGACGCCTGCCCGTCTCCACCAAACCCATCGAGGATGACATCGACGTGGCCAATGAGAGGCACCGGGTCCTGCGTGGTGACGCCGACAACGACATGCTAAAGATCGAGAACCTCACGAAGGTGGGGGCTGCATCAGGGTGCAAGGAGACTCTTGGGACCAGCCTAGCCCAGGGATGTGGGTGGGGCAGGGGGTCCAGGTGGCTCCCGGTGGGCTGAGTCCCCGTCCCCTTCCCTGCCAGGTGTACAAGTCCCGCAAGATTGGGCGCATCCTGGCCGTGGACCGGCTGTGTGTGGGCGTGCGCCCCGGGGAATGCTTTGGGCTGCTGGGCGTCAACGGTGCGGGCAAGACCACAACATTCAAGATGCTGACAGGGGATGAGAGCACCACGGGTGGAGAGGCCTTCATTAATGGACACAGGTTagggggggctgggggctgcctgctttcctgggaatgggatggg
Protein-coding regions in this window:
- the ABCA2 gene encoding ATP-binding cassette sub-family A member 2 isoform X6; translated protein: MGFLHQLHLLLWKNVTLKRRSPWVLAFEIFIPLVLFFILLGLRQKKPTIPVKEAFYTAAPLTSAGILPVMQSLCPDGQRDEFGFLQYSNSTVTQILEHLSEAVEQSSLFDPQHPGLEEELESLRRHLEALSSPEPSSMETHFSSRAGSGFTLAWAAKDQGELRRFLMQNLSLPNSTAELLLGSSIDLREVYRQFFDSFPLVPDETHERDLWDGFGPSKKMTQLEKSLPSGWRSLQEGLVHRVLRDPVAAPRRPALLRILSQALGLTSTAVAPAISDSPQAFVTEMESVFFTGPVLEQLTCEQNPGGLRRLLHVSPRQQPLLAAYWALACNGSRATRQERFAALATELQEQLDTPKIVSRLKLEEVNSTATQHRLRALLEDLVEMEKVLRDVDILSALAKLLPRGACASKAPLPTANSTSWASTNATAGNATAEEEEGAGEGPSGSDNPQGQFSAFVQLWAGLQPILCGNNRTIEPEALKQGNMSSLGFTSKEQRNLGLLVHLMTSNPKILYAPVGTEVDKVILKANETFAFVGNVTHYAKAWLNISPEIRAYLEEGRLQRRIRWLQQLTADLHKHPEILNVSDSDVLHNFLNGNFSLPNASVLLQQLDTIDNAACGWVHFMAKVSVDIFKGFPDEESIVNYTLNQAYQDNVTVFASVIFQTNRDGSLPPHVMYKIRQNSSFTEKTNEIRRAYWRPGPNTGGRFYFLYGFVWIQDMMERALINTFVGHDVVEPGNYVQMFPYPCYTRDDFLFVIEHMMPLCMVISWVYSVAMMIQHIVTEKEHRLKEVMKMMGLNNAVHWVAWFITGFVQLSISVTALTAILKYGKVLMHSDVLIIWLFLAIYAVATIMFCFLVSVLYSKAKLASACGGIIYFLSYVPYMYVAIREEVAHDKITAFEKCIASLMSTTAFGLGSKYFALYEVAGVGIQWHTFSQSPVEGDDFNLLLSMMMLVVDAVVYGVLTWYIEAVHPGMFGLPRPWYFPFQKSYWLGNGRVETWEWTWPWSRTTRLSIMEEDQACAMESRRLEETRGIEEEPTHLPLVVCIDKLTKVYKTDKKLALNKLSLNLYENQVVSFLGHNGAGKTTTMSILTGLFPPTSGSATIYGHDIRTEMDKIRKNLGMCPQHNVLFDRLTVEEHLWFYSQLKSMAEEEIRKEMDKMIEDLELSNKRHCQVQTLSGGMKRKLSVAIAFVGGSRAVILDEPTAGVDPYARRAIWDLILKYKPGRTILLSTHHMDEADLLGDRIAIISHGKLKCCGSPLFLKSTYGDGYKLTVVKKQSDTRNGTEPGQPHSPLGHSSVSPCSEPRVSQFIKKYVASCLLISDTNTELSYILPSEAVKKGCFERLFQHLEQSLEELDLTSFGLMDTTLEEVFLKVSEEDQSLENSDVDMKESKDALQPPASELGPKSEANGEPLAEAAMPEKPEVELSNLVTCSKLAQSQASLRSVSSVGSVRGDEGGVYSEFFGDYAPLFDNRQDPDNVSLQEQEAEVEAEDRDLAGQGSFKLEGSWLKLRQFHGLIVKRFHCAKRNTKALFSQILLPAFFVCVAMTVALSVPEIGDLPPLILSPSQYHNYTQPKGNFIPYANEERREYRIKLSPDASPQQLVNTFHLPSGVGATCVLKTPFNNTLDQPMQTLNLNSNESKMLAAKYFDAMCIDSFTQGLPLSNFVPPPPSPAPSDYPMSVDEDLLHAWNSTTFSAVKGTVTSAPALPRIIHEPIKCTCSMQGTGFSCPSGVGGHPPQMKVVTGDILTDITGRNVSEYLLYTSDRFRLHRYGALTFGNVQKSIPASFGARAPATVRKIAVRRTAQVFYNNKGYHSMPTYLNALNNAILRANLPKSKGNPAAYGITVTNHPMNKTSASLSLDYLLQGTDVVIAIFIIVAMSFVPASFVVFLVAEKATKAKHLQFVSGCDPVIYWLANYMWDMLNYLVPATCCIIILFVFDLPAYTSPTNFPAVLSLFLLYGWSITPIMYPASFWFEVPSSAYVFLIVINLFIGITATVATFLLQLFEHDKDLKVVNSYLKSCFLVFPNYNLGHGLMEMAYNEYINEYYAKIGQFDKMKSPFEWDIVTRGLVAMTIEGFVGFFITIMCQYNFFRKPQRLPVSTKPIEDDIDVANERHRVLRGDADNDMLKIENLTKVYKSRKIGRILAVDRLCVGVRPGECFGLLGVNGAGKTTTFKMLTGDESTTGGEAFINGHSILKELLQVQQSLGYCPQFDALFDELTAQEHLELYTRLRGIPWKDEERVVKWALKKLELTKYADKPASTYSGGNKRKLSTAIALIGYPAFIFLDEPTTGMDPKARRFLWNLILDVIKTGRSVVLTSHSMEECEALCTRLAIMVNGRLKCLGSIQHLKNRFGDGYMITVRTKSSLNVKEVVRFFNRNFPEAVLKERHHTKAQYQLKSDQISLAQVFSKMEQVVDVLGIEDYSVSQTTLDNVFVNFAKKQSDNLEQQETSPSCVLQSPLERVLSLLRPRTAPTELRALVVEEQEDLETDDEGLISFEEERAQLSFNTDTLC